CGACGACGGGCTGCTGGTGGTGATCACCGACGTGTGCGGCAAGGGCATCACGGCCGCCATCATGGCTTCGATCATCCAGGGGCTGGTGTATTCGCAGGCGCTGGCCGGGGTGCCGCTGGAGCAGATCGTCAGCACCGCGAACACCTTCCTTTGCCAGAAGGAACTGGGCGAGAAGTACGCCACGCTGATGATCGGCAAGCTCTTCCCCGACGGGCGGCTGGAGTACGTGAACTGCGGACACGTGCCGCCGCTGGTGGTGAGCGGTTCGAAGATCACGAAGCTCGAGCAATCGAACCTGCCGGTCGGACTGCTGGGCGAGGCGCAATACAAGCCGGGCTTCACGCACCTCAGCGCCGGCGACCGGCTGATCGTCGTGACCGATGGCGTGACCGAGGCAGAGAACCGCGCGGGCGAGTTCTTCGGCTACGAGCGGCTGCAGGACGTCGTGAAGACGGAGGGCCTGGACGGGATCTTCAAGGCCATCCGGGAGTACGCCGAAGGCATGCCGTTCGGCGACGATTGCACGATCTTCGAGCTGACCTACAAGAACTAAAGGCAGACTTCAGACTTCAGTCTTCAGAAAAGCGCAACACGGATGCCGACGAACATCCGCGTTGCGCTTTCGGGTCTTAGGCGGCCTTTTTTGTGCCATGGTCCACCGAAGGGGACTTTGTCGATGACGCCGCCGTAGGCGCCGGGGACGACGGCGCCGGCTTTGGAAGGGCATAAATCGAGGCGCAGCTTAGGTTTGCCGGGAGTACATGTCCGCCGCCGGAAAGGGGGCATGTCCTTAATTCCTGGGGTTTTCCGCAACCAAACCCGCCCAACGTGCATAACAATTCATCAGCACCACTTCGGCGCGGGGGTGCCAGGAAAGAGCGTGTATGGGTCACACCCCGAACTATCAGCGGGTCGAACACGAGCGGCGGCGCTTCCAGGCCGCGCTCGATGACTACTTTGCGGCTTTGGAAAACGCCTCGAGCGCCGTCCTGCCGGAAAAGAAGCGGGAATTGCTGAGCGCGTACGCGGAGTTCCGCTACCAGGTGAACGGCGGGACGCATTGCGTGCTGTGCCGCGCGCACGTGCGTCACAACATGCTGGTGGAAGTCCGGCGCGCGGACGGCAGCACGCGGCAGTTCGCCGCGCTCTGCACCCGCTGCCTGGAAGGCGAGAAGGCGAGCGCCGAGAGCGTGACGCTGCGCGTGGGTCCGGTGGAGTACGAGACGTTCCACCGCCAGCCGGGCGCGAAGGACGCTCCGCAGCGCGGCCGCACCGCCGCAGCCTGAACTGGCGGGTGAGACCGGAGCGAGCGCAGGTCGAGGGGCGACGCAGCCGAGGCGGGCGCGACGCGTGAGCCGACCGCGTTGCGGCGACCCTGGAAATAATGATGTAAAGTGTCTGGTTCCTTACTCCGGAGGGAACCTGACCGATGCGCACCGCTCGCGCTCTGCTGCTGTTCTACTGCTGCCTCCCCCTGTTCGCCCAGACTCCCGCCGCGGCCCCGAAGGAGATCACCGGCTTCCGTGACGCGAGCGCGCAACACGCGCTCGACCAGAAGTTTCTCGCCGTCCCCGACCCGAAGCTGGCGGAAGAGCACCTGCGCACGCTGACGGCGAAGCCGCACCTTGCCGGCACGCCAGAGGACAAAGAGACCGCCGAGTACGTGGCGCGGAAGTTCCGCGAGGCGGGCCTGGAGACCGAGATCGTCGAGTACAAGGTGTGGCTGAACTTTCCCCGGGAGATCAGCGTGGACATGACGGGCCCCGCGGGGGTGAAGATGCACGGCCCGACGCCGGAGCGCGTCGCCGGCGACCCTTTCCAGGACGACCCGCGCGTGGTGACGGCGATGAACGGCTCGTCGCCCTCGGGCGACGTGGAAGCGGAGGTGGTGTACGCGAACTACGCGCGGCCGGAGGACTTCGCCAAGCTCAAGGAGATGGGCATCGACGTCCGCGGGAAGATCGTGATCGCGCGCTACGGCGCGAACTACCGCGGCGTGAAGGCGTACGTGGCCGAGCGCGCGGGCGCGGCGGGCCTGATCATCTACTCCGACCCGATGGACGACGGCTACTTCAAGGGCGACGCGTACCCGAAGGGCGCGTACCGGCCGCCGAGCGCGGTGCAGCGCGGCTCGATCGAGTACCTGTTCAAGTATCCGGGCGACGTGACGACGCCGAGCCTGGCGTCGGTGCCTGACCTGCCGGCGCCGCAGCGCACGCCGCCGGAAAAGGCCGAGGCGCTGCCGAAGATCCCGACGACGCCGCTCAGCTACCAGGACGCGCAGCCCATCCTGGCGAACCTGGGGGGGCCGGCGACGCCGCGCGACTGGCAGGGCGCGCTGCCGTTCACCTACCACGTGGGCCCGGGGCCGGCGCGCGTGAAGCTGCACCTGCGATTCGACTACGCCTATCGCTCGATCTGGAACGTGATCGGCAAGGTCCGGGGCACGGAGCTGCCGGACGAATGGGTGGTCGCCGGGAATCACCGCGACGCCTGGGTCTACGGCGCGGTCGATCCGAACAGCGGCACGGCCGCGATGCTGGAGACGGTGCACGGCATCGGGGAGCTGCTGAAGTCCGGCTGGAAGCCGAGGCGGACGATCGTCTTCGGCAGCTGGGACGCGGAGGAGCAGGGCCTGATCGGCTCGACCGAGTGGGTGGAGCAGAACGAGAAGCAGCTCGCGAACGCGGTGGTGTACTTCAACACCGACTCGGCGGTGTCGGGGCCGCGGTTCAGCGCGTCGGCGGTGCCGACGCTGAAGCAGTTCACGCGCGAGGCGGCGCAGGTGGTGCCGTCGGCGAAGGGCGGCGGCTCGGTGTACGACGTCTGGAAGCAGCAGCGCGAGCAGGAAGACCGCGAGAAGAAGGAGAAGGCGGCGAATTCCGACGTCACCGGCTCGCAGGAGCGCGCCCCGAACGCCCGGTCGAAGGACGTTCCGGTGGGCGACCTGGGGTCGGGCTCCGACTACACGCCGTTCTTCCAGCACCTCGGCATCCCGTCGAACGACATCGGGTCGAACGGCGACTACGGCGTGTACCACTCGGTGTTCGACAACTTCGCGTGGTTCAAGAAGAACGCCGACCCGGATTTCACCATCGAGCAGCAGATGGCGCGGGTCTTCGGCATCCAGCTGCTGCACATGGCGCAGACCGACGTGCTGCCGTTCGACTACCAGAGCTACGGCGAGGAGATCCAGCAGTACATCGAGAGCGCGGAGAAGAAGGCGGAGAAGAAGCTCGGGAAGCAGGCACCGTCGTTCACCGCGGCGCACCAGGCGGCCGAGCGCTTCACCGCGGCCGGCAAGGCCATCGGCGCGCGGCAAAAAGACCCGAGCTCCGACACCCGGAAGCTGAATCGCACGCTGCACGACGCCGAGCGCGCGCTGCTCATCCCCGAGGGGCTGCCGAACCGGCCGTGGTTCAAGCACGCCATCTACGCGCCGGGGGAGTTCACCGGATACGCCGCGGTCGTCATCCCGGGGGTGAACGAGGCCATCGACGCGGGCGACGTGGGGCGGACGACCAGGCAGCTCGAGGTGCTGGCGGGGGCGCTCGACCGGGCGGCGGCGGTGCTCGAACAGCGCTAGGGACGGGCCTGACGCGCGCTACGCAGCGAATGTATCGGCGGCTAAGGTATTCGCAGGATTCGCCGTTTTCGGGCGAGGACTAGACTCAGTGGCCATGCACACGGCCATCAACAAATTCCTTTTCGCGCACGAGCGCTATCTCTCGCTCGAGCAGGCGCGCACCGAGTGCAAAGGCCCGACCGAGCGCGAGCTGATGCACATCGAGATCCTGACCGCTTACCTGGAAGTGCAGTACCGCGCCAAGGTCATCGCCGGGCTGCAGTTCGCCGACGGCATGGACTACGCGGAAGTGAACTAGTCGCGAGTTGTTCGATGTTCGATGTCAGGAGCCGGGGGCTTGCCCGGCGACTAGCACCTAACAACTGGCAGCCAGCGACTCCCCCCAAGCAGCCCCGCAGCTTCTACTCCGCTTCTAAGTAGCCAGCCACTGCTCCGGCCCCTGGCCGCGCCCGGAGCCTGTCGAATCCAAGACGCAAGAGGCACGTCCATGCCCGTCGCACGGATCGTCACCCGTTTTGCCGAAGAGGCCGCGCCGCTGATCGGAGAGCTGCGCGCGCGCGGCTACACCATCGAGCTAGTCGATCCCGGCACGTTCCGCGTCACGCCCGCGGACCTGGAGATCCAGCTCGACCGCCTGCGCACCCCCGAAGCGCTCCGCCACGCAGTGAAGTTCGCGGGTGAGCACGATGCCGAGGTGTTCGTCGCGGCGGGCCTGCCGCTCGACGAGGAAGCGGCGGCTGCGCTGCGCGGCGCCAGGGCGCGGCGCAATCTCCTGGCCGAAGGCTTCCAGCAATTGCTCGCGCCGTTCCGGCGGCTGGGCGCCCAGGTGCACGATTCGCGCAAGGCGCGGCGCCAGGACGTGATCGACCAGGAGCTGGCGCGCGAGGCGGAGAAGAAGCAGCGGGCCGAGCAGAAGGCGGCCGAGCGCGCGGAGCGCGCGCGACGCGAGCAGGAAGAAGCGGAGCGGCGCCGCGTGGAACGCGAAGCGATGCTGGCCCGCGAGCGCGAAGCAGCCGAGCGGCGGCAACAGGAAGAAGCCCGGCTGGCGCGCGAGCGCGAGGCGGCGAAGGCGCGGCAGCGCGAGGAAGAAGCGCGGCTGGCGGCCGAAAGGGAAGCGCAGCTGGCCGCGCGGCGGCGGGAGGAAGAAAGCGAGCGCGAGCGGCGCGAAGCGGAAGCGGCGCGCTTGTCGGCCGAGGAGCAGGAGCGGCAGCGCGTGGCGCACGAGCTGGCGGCAGCGGAGCGCGAGCGCCGGCTGGAGGAGGAGCGCCGGCGCGCGGTCGCCGGCGCCGCGGCGCTGGTCGAGGCGCAGCGCAGGGAAGCGGAGCGGGAACGAGCGCGGCAGCGGGTCGCTGCCGCCCCAGCCGGCGTCCTGCCGGCGGTCCAAGAGCGGGCGGGCAGCCGCGCGATGAAGCGCGCCCTTGTGGCCGCGGCGGGACTCGCGGTCCTGATCACCGCGGGGTGGGGCGCGTACGAGAACCGGATGCCGGCGCAGCCGCTCAGCAACCAGCAGCAGGTGAACAGCAACCAGATCCGGCAGGACGTGCCGTTCGGCTCCGCGACCATTCGGCCGCAACAGCAACCGAAGCCGGCCGCTACGAAACCGCCAGCGCAGCCGAAGACGGCGCAGCAGAAGGCGGCGCCGGCGAGCGCGCCCAAGCCCTCGCCGAAGCGCGCGCAGCGCTATGCGGCCGACGACGTGGACATGGTCGCGGAAGACGAGATCGTGTACCACGGCGCGCCGAAGAACTCGAAGAGCCGGGCGTCGGCGAAGCCGCAGCAGCAGCAAAATGGCGTGAAGCGGATCTCCGACCTGGCCGACGGCGAAGAGGAGTAGCGTCGCCGGCTGAAGCCGGCTCGGAGTCTGCTCTGCGACAGCTACGGCGCGTCTGAAGGCGCGCCCCTCCGAAAGAAAAGCGCCGGCGAGTCGCCGGCGCCTACCTGCAAGTGAAAGTGCAAGTCAAAGGGCGCGGGCGAGGACGCCCGCGCCACAGCCGGCGAGCCGCCGACGCTACCGGTTGGTGGTGCCGCCGATGGAGACCAGCTTCTCCACCAGCTCCTTGTAATCCTGCTTCTCGAGGCCGTGCTCCTTCTTGTTGTACTCGTCCACCTTGGAGGAGTAGTTCATGGAGCAGAACTTGGGGCCGCACATGGAGCAGAAGGCGGCGTCCTTGAAGCGCTCGTCGGGCAGGGTCTCGTCGTGCATGGAGCGCGCGGTCTCGGGATCGAGCGAGAGCTCGAACTGCTTGTTCCAGTCGAAGGTGTAGCGGGCGTAGCTGAGGGCGTCGTCGCGGTCGCGGGCGCCGGGGCGGTGGCGGGCGATGTCGGCGGCGTGGGCGGCGATCTTGTAGGCGATGATGCCGTCCTTCACGTCCTTCTCGTTGGGCAGGCCGAGGTGCTCCTTGGGCGTGACGTAGCACAGCATGGAAGCGCCGTACCAGCCGATCATGGCCGCGCCGATGGCACTGGTGATGTGGTCA
Above is a genomic segment from Terriglobales bacterium containing:
- a CDS encoding M28 family metallopeptidase, encoding MRTARALLLFYCCLPLFAQTPAAAPKEITGFRDASAQHALDQKFLAVPDPKLAEEHLRTLTAKPHLAGTPEDKETAEYVARKFREAGLETEIVEYKVWLNFPREISVDMTGPAGVKMHGPTPERVAGDPFQDDPRVVTAMNGSSPSGDVEAEVVYANYARPEDFAKLKEMGIDVRGKIVIARYGANYRGVKAYVAERAGAAGLIIYSDPMDDGYFKGDAYPKGAYRPPSAVQRGSIEYLFKYPGDVTTPSLASVPDLPAPQRTPPEKAEALPKIPTTPLSYQDAQPILANLGGPATPRDWQGALPFTYHVGPGPARVKLHLRFDYAYRSIWNVIGKVRGTELPDEWVVAGNHRDAWVYGAVDPNSGTAAMLETVHGIGELLKSGWKPRRTIVFGSWDAEEQGLIGSTEWVEQNEKQLANAVVYFNTDSAVSGPRFSASAVPTLKQFTREAAQVVPSAKGGGSVYDVWKQQREQEDREKKEKAANSDVTGSQERAPNARSKDVPVGDLGSGSDYTPFFQHLGIPSNDIGSNGDYGVYHSVFDNFAWFKKNADPDFTIEQQMARVFGIQLLHMAQTDVLPFDYQSYGEEIQQYIESAEKKAEKKLGKQAPSFTAAHQAAERFTAAGKAIGARQKDPSSDTRKLNRTLHDAERALLIPEGLPNRPWFKHAIYAPGEFTGYAAVVIPGVNEAIDAGDVGRTTRQLEVLAGALDRAAAVLEQR